A single Symbiobacterium thermophilum IAM 14863 DNA region contains:
- the hisB gene encoding imidazoleglycerol-phosphate dehydratase HisB: MTDCSRNETGALAERVGQVARKTRETDIAVTWRLDGAGRADVDTGVPFFDHMLDQIARHSLTDLTARAVGDLEIDAHHTVEDTGIALGQALRRALGDGRSIRRYGSAFVPFDETLAFAAVDVSGRPYLVFDAALPAQKVGNFDTELAEEFFRALAMNAGITLHLKVHYGRNTHHMIEGLFKAFARALGDAVARDPRVLGVPSTKGALF; this comes from the coding sequence ATGACGGACTGCAGTCGGAATGAGACGGGCGCACTGGCGGAGCGGGTCGGACAGGTGGCCCGGAAGACCCGGGAGACCGACATCGCCGTCACGTGGCGTCTCGACGGGGCGGGACGGGCGGATGTCGACACCGGTGTGCCGTTCTTCGACCACATGCTGGACCAGATCGCCCGCCACAGCCTCACCGATCTCACGGCCCGGGCGGTGGGCGACCTGGAGATCGACGCGCACCACACGGTGGAGGACACCGGCATCGCCCTGGGGCAGGCCCTGCGCCGCGCCCTGGGCGACGGCCGCTCCATCCGCCGGTACGGCTCGGCCTTTGTCCCCTTTGACGAGACGCTGGCCTTCGCCGCGGTGGACGTCAGCGGCCGTCCCTACCTGGTCTTTGACGCCGCGCTGCCGGCGCAGAAGGTAGGTAACTTCGACACCGAACTGGCCGAGGAGTTCTTCCGCGCCCTGGCCATGAATGCCGGCATCACCCTGCATCTGAAGGTCCACTACGGCCGGAACACCCACCACATGATCGAGGGTCTGTTCAAGGCTTTCGCCCGGGCCCTCGGCGATGCCGTGGCGCGGGATCCCCGGGTCCTGGGGGTCCCCTCCACCAAGGGGGCCCTGTTCTGA
- the hisD gene encoding histidinol dehydrogenase yields MLKVWEPQAFLEFLNRRRTEFYPEIEAQVRAILERVRREGDGALYAFTRQFDGADLEATGLRVTEAEYREAEAAVSAAFRAALQVAVENIAAFHRPQVPTSWFTTRPDGTIVGQRVTPVDRAGVYVPGGSAPLFSCLLMTAIPAVVAGVPEVIVCTPPDRNGRIDPHMLVAARAAGVKDVYKVGGAQAIGAMAYGTATVPRVDKIAGPGNYYVTLAKKLVFGPVGIDMLAGPTEVMAVDDGSVDAEWLAADLLSQAEHPNGMVILVTTAGPERIAAVGAAMARHTAALPRAETIRRSVAELGAALAVDTLEEAADLVNAVGPEHLEVGVADPWAFLPLVRHAGSIFLGRWTPEAMGDYIAGPSNVIPTEGTARYASPVCVETFIKRSAVTCYSEAAFRAQAPHAVRLALTEDLLAHAASMQIRLAKPDGESPSEGREAG; encoded by the coding sequence ATGTTGAAGGTATGGGAGCCGCAGGCTTTCCTGGAGTTCCTGAACCGGCGCCGCACCGAGTTCTACCCGGAGATCGAGGCGCAGGTGCGCGCCATCCTGGAGCGGGTGCGCCGGGAGGGAGACGGGGCGCTGTACGCCTTCACCCGGCAGTTCGACGGCGCCGACCTGGAGGCCACGGGCCTGCGGGTGACCGAGGCCGAGTACCGGGAGGCCGAGGCCGCGGTGAGCGCGGCGTTTCGCGCCGCCCTGCAGGTGGCCGTCGAGAACATCGCCGCCTTCCACCGGCCGCAGGTGCCCACCTCCTGGTTCACGACCCGGCCGGACGGCACCATCGTGGGCCAGCGGGTCACCCCGGTGGACCGGGCGGGGGTGTACGTGCCCGGCGGGTCGGCACCGCTCTTCTCCTGCCTGCTGATGACCGCCATCCCCGCGGTGGTTGCCGGGGTCCCGGAGGTGATCGTCTGCACCCCGCCGGACCGGAATGGCCGGATCGACCCGCACATGCTGGTGGCCGCCAGGGCTGCGGGGGTCAAGGACGTGTACAAGGTGGGCGGCGCGCAGGCCATCGGGGCCATGGCCTATGGCACGGCCACGGTGCCCCGGGTCGACAAGATCGCCGGCCCGGGCAACTACTACGTGACCCTGGCCAAGAAGCTGGTCTTCGGCCCCGTCGGCATCGACATGCTGGCCGGGCCGACGGAGGTGATGGCCGTCGACGACGGCAGCGTCGATGCGGAGTGGCTGGCGGCCGACCTGCTGAGCCAGGCCGAACACCCCAACGGCATGGTGATCCTGGTGACCACGGCCGGGCCGGAGCGCATCGCGGCCGTCGGCGCGGCGATGGCGCGGCACACCGCCGCCCTGCCCCGGGCGGAGACCATCCGCCGGTCGGTGGCGGAGTTGGGCGCGGCCCTGGCGGTGGACACGCTGGAGGAGGCCGCGGACCTGGTCAACGCTGTCGGGCCCGAGCATCTGGAGGTGGGCGTGGCCGACCCCTGGGCGTTCCTGCCGCTGGTGCGGCACGCCGGCTCCATCTTCCTGGGCCGCTGGACGCCGGAGGCGATGGGCGACTACATCGCCGGGCCGTCCAACGTGATCCCCACCGAGGGCACGGCCCGGTATGCGTCGCCGGTATGCGTGGAGACGTTCATCAAGCGCTCGGCGGTGACCTGTTACAGCGAGGCCGCCTTCCGCGCCCAGGCGCCTCACGCCGTGCGGCTGGCGCTCACCGAGGACCTGCTGGCCCACGCGGCGTCGATGCAGATCCGGCTGGCGAAGCCGGACGGGGAGAGCCCATCGGAGGGGAGGGAAGCCGGATGA
- a CDS encoding monovalent cation:proton antiporter family protein, translating into MPHHGPTLGSLVLVAILAFVVPLLLNRLKRVRIPIAAGEILAGVLVGKSGLGLVQSDDLLSIFNFLGIGALMFLAGMEIDLAALVGGGARPKGRPAWLARLHHPLALGVALFLLTTYGAWWFAGLLQRRGLVEEPLFLTLIIATCGLSIIMPVLKDRQMLTDPFGQVLFSTAVIADFLPMLGLSVLAAVKVNGSALEALWILALIAAGAAVYLAARWLSRFNLLEGLTGGTAQIGVRAAWALMLVFLALAQTVGVEAILGSFLAGLLLSMLAGSHREEITHKLDALGFGFLIPIFFVMVGVEFDLRALLGDPAALALVPLLLAGTLVVKAVPGVLLAIWHPPRKTLAGMVLLTTQMSVTIAASAVAYTVGAYGASTHAAVVLVAITTAILGPVLFNRILGEPADAPVRRAVVLAGMNRLSLHLGRRLVAQGVPVRAVDEHPERAAEFTAAGIQAVVADPASAEGLRQAGAEDARALVALTSDERSNLAAARLGRGEFGIPRAILFATSPDGLAEARQEGLEAVNPDLAPALLVESLLSSPAATELFTGGDQDVQIQDFLLAGGPLAGTALRDAPLPAGVLVVSVKRGAEKIVPHGHTVLQRGDLLTVVGPPEAWEEMRRLTG; encoded by the coding sequence ATGCCCCATCACGGCCCGACCCTGGGCAGCCTCGTCCTGGTCGCGATCCTGGCCTTCGTGGTCCCGCTCCTGCTGAACCGGCTAAAGCGCGTGCGCATCCCCATCGCCGCCGGCGAAATCCTGGCCGGGGTGCTGGTCGGCAAGAGCGGCCTCGGCCTGGTGCAGAGCGACGATCTGCTCTCGATCTTCAACTTTCTTGGTATCGGCGCGCTGATGTTCCTGGCCGGCATGGAGATCGACCTGGCCGCGCTGGTGGGCGGAGGAGCCCGTCCGAAGGGGCGGCCCGCCTGGCTCGCCCGCCTGCACCATCCGCTGGCCCTGGGTGTGGCCCTCTTCCTGCTCACCACCTACGGGGCCTGGTGGTTCGCCGGCCTGCTCCAGCGGCGGGGCCTGGTCGAGGAGCCGCTCTTCCTCACCCTGATCATCGCCACGTGCGGCCTTTCGATCATCATGCCCGTCCTGAAGGACCGCCAGATGCTGACGGATCCCTTCGGCCAGGTGCTCTTCTCCACCGCGGTGATCGCCGACTTCCTGCCGATGCTCGGCCTTTCGGTCCTGGCCGCGGTCAAGGTCAACGGCTCCGCCCTGGAAGCGCTGTGGATCCTCGCCCTGATCGCCGCCGGCGCCGCGGTCTACCTGGCCGCCCGGTGGCTCAGCCGGTTCAACCTGTTGGAAGGGCTCACAGGCGGCACGGCGCAGATCGGCGTGCGGGCCGCCTGGGCGCTCATGCTCGTCTTCCTGGCCCTGGCGCAGACCGTGGGCGTCGAGGCCATCCTCGGCTCCTTCCTGGCCGGTCTCCTGCTCTCGATGCTCGCCGGTTCCCACCGGGAGGAGATCACCCACAAACTGGATGCGCTGGGCTTCGGGTTCCTCATCCCCATTTTCTTCGTGATGGTGGGCGTCGAGTTCGATCTGCGCGCCCTGCTCGGCGACCCTGCGGCCCTGGCGCTGGTGCCTCTGCTCCTGGCCGGCACCCTGGTGGTCAAGGCCGTCCCCGGAGTCCTGCTGGCCATCTGGCATCCGCCCCGCAAGACCCTCGCGGGGATGGTCCTGCTCACGACCCAGATGTCGGTCACCATCGCCGCCTCGGCGGTGGCCTACACGGTGGGGGCCTACGGCGCCTCCACCCACGCGGCGGTGGTGCTCGTGGCCATCACGACGGCCATCCTCGGCCCGGTCCTGTTCAACCGCATTCTGGGTGAACCTGCGGACGCCCCGGTGCGGCGCGCGGTGGTATTGGCCGGCATGAACCGGCTGTCGCTGCACCTGGGCCGGCGGCTGGTGGCGCAGGGGGTTCCGGTGCGCGCGGTGGACGAACACCCCGAACGTGCAGCGGAGTTCACGGCGGCCGGCATTCAGGCGGTGGTGGCGGATCCGGCCTCGGCGGAGGGGTTGCGCCAGGCGGGCGCAGAGGACGCCCGCGCGCTGGTGGCGCTGACCAGCGACGAACGCTCCAACCTCGCCGCGGCTCGCCTGGGCCGCGGGGAGTTCGGCATCCCGCGCGCCATCCTCTTCGCAACCAGCCCGGACGGGCTGGCGGAAGCCCGGCAGGAAGGACTGGAGGCGGTGAATCCGGACCTGGCGCCGGCCCTGCTGGTGGAGAGCCTGCTCTCCAGCCCGGCCGCGACCGAGCTCTTCACGGGCGGGGACCAGGACGTGCAGATCCAGGACTTCCTGCTGGCCGGCGGACCCCTGGCGGGCACCGCCCTGCGGGATGCGCCGCTGCCCGCCGGGGTGCTGGTGGTGTCGGTGAAGCGGGGCGCCGAGAAGATCGTACCCCACGGTCACACCGTGCTGCAGCGGGGCGACCTGCTCACCGTGGTCGGCCCGCCCGAGGCGTGGGAGGAGATGCGCCGCCTCACCGGCTGA
- the hisZ gene encoding ATP phosphoribosyltransferase regulatory subunit: MSTPVTRTQVPDGVRDRLPSEAAAMRRLSARLDNVFRAWGYREVSTPVIEYLEAVAAGAANWGRREDLYQFFDRKGRTLALRPDMTTPIARLMATRLADEPLPLRLSYFAPVFRHRELRAGATSEIWQAGVELVGAPGEAADAEVISLACAAVRAADLTGFRIGLGHVGVVEGLFESAGVDPQAAAVLKEAMVARDLVAFEQGVARAGLSGERAERLLALVHFHGSYAEAVARFGGVGGRVAEALQHLGRVLEVLEALGVAEQVNLDLGLVRSLGYYTGVVFEGYLPGIGAPVLGGGRYDNLVAEFGRPLAATGFALEVDRLLMAQEQQGALAAEPGLDAVIACPPGQEAAAMAWAARLRAQGLAVEVDFLDRTGEELAAYARARAAARVLRPGVPSIH, translated from the coding sequence GTGAGCACACCGGTGACCCGGACGCAGGTGCCCGACGGAGTGCGCGACCGGCTGCCGTCGGAAGCGGCAGCAATGCGCCGCCTCTCCGCAAGGCTGGACAACGTCTTCCGCGCCTGGGGTTACCGGGAGGTCTCCACTCCGGTCATCGAGTACCTGGAGGCGGTTGCCGCCGGCGCGGCCAACTGGGGCCGCCGGGAGGACCTGTACCAGTTCTTCGACCGAAAGGGGCGCACCCTGGCCTTGCGCCCGGACATGACAACCCCCATCGCCCGCCTGATGGCGACCCGGCTGGCCGACGAGCCCCTGCCGCTCCGGCTTTCTTATTTTGCGCCGGTCTTCCGGCACCGGGAACTCAGGGCCGGCGCGACCAGTGAGATCTGGCAGGCCGGGGTGGAGCTGGTCGGGGCGCCGGGGGAGGCCGCCGACGCGGAGGTCATCAGCCTGGCGTGCGCCGCGGTCCGGGCGGCGGACCTCACCGGTTTTCGTATCGGTCTGGGCCACGTCGGCGTCGTGGAGGGGCTGTTTGAGAGCGCCGGCGTCGATCCTCAGGCCGCGGCCGTGCTGAAGGAGGCGATGGTCGCCCGGGATCTTGTGGCCTTCGAGCAGGGGGTCGCCCGGGCGGGCCTCTCCGGCGAGCGGGCGGAACGGCTGCTGGCGCTGGTCCACTTCCACGGCAGTTATGCGGAGGCCGTGGCCCGCTTCGGCGGCGTCGGTGGCCGGGTGGCGGAGGCGCTGCAGCACCTGGGCCGGGTGCTCGAGGTGCTGGAGGCCCTGGGGGTGGCCGAGCAGGTCAACCTCGACCTGGGGCTGGTGCGGTCCCTGGGCTACTACACCGGGGTCGTCTTCGAGGGCTATCTCCCGGGCATCGGGGCGCCGGTCCTGGGCGGCGGCCGGTACGACAACCTGGTCGCGGAGTTCGGCCGGCCGCTGGCAGCGACGGGCTTCGCCCTGGAGGTGGACCGGCTGCTGATGGCGCAGGAGCAGCAGGGTGCTCTCGCCGCGGAGCCGGGCCTTGACGCCGTGATCGCCTGCCCGCCCGGGCAGGAGGCGGCGGCCATGGCCTGGGCGGCGCGGCTCCGGGCGCAGGGGCTGGCCGTGGAGGTGGATTTCCTGGACCGGACCGGGGAGGAGCTGGCCGCGTACGCTCGCGCCCGGGCCGCGGCACGGGTGTTGCGCCCGGGGGTGCCGTCGATTCACTAG
- the hisA gene encoding 1-(5-phosphoribosyl)-5-[(5-phosphoribosylamino)methylideneamino]imidazole-4-carboxamide isomerase, with translation MRLDLYPAIDLKDGQVVRLRQGRMDEATVYGVDPVRIAARWAEAGARWIHVVDLDGALRGRPQNAAAVRAIVEALRQRHPGVRVQLGGGLRTLEALEAALALGVSRAIIGTSALEGDVAARAVARFGPDRVAVSIDARGGFVAARGWVEVTRVRAVDLAVRMREVGVRTVVYTDIATDGMLTGPNFAELEMMGRTGLDVIASGGISSLEDIRRLTEIPGVAGAIIGRALYTGAVDLAEALSLCGETRDT, from the coding sequence ATGCGACTTGATCTCTACCCGGCCATCGACCTGAAGGACGGCCAGGTGGTGCGGCTCCGGCAGGGGCGCATGGACGAGGCCACGGTCTATGGGGTGGACCCGGTCCGGATCGCGGCTCGCTGGGCGGAGGCCGGCGCCCGCTGGATCCACGTGGTGGACCTGGACGGCGCGCTCCGGGGCCGGCCGCAGAACGCCGCCGCGGTGCGGGCCATCGTGGAGGCGCTGCGCCAGAGGCACCCCGGCGTGCGGGTGCAGCTGGGCGGCGGGCTGCGCACCCTGGAGGCGCTGGAGGCCGCCCTGGCGCTGGGGGTCTCCCGGGCGATCATCGGCACCTCGGCCCTCGAAGGCGACGTGGCGGCCCGTGCGGTGGCGCGTTTCGGCCCGGACCGGGTCGCCGTCTCCATCGACGCGCGCGGCGGCTTCGTGGCCGCGCGCGGCTGGGTGGAGGTGACCCGGGTCCGGGCCGTGGACCTGGCCGTGCGGATGCGGGAGGTCGGGGTGCGGACGGTCGTCTACACCGATATCGCCACCGACGGCATGCTCACCGGCCCCAACTTTGCCGAACTGGAGATGATGGGCCGGACCGGCCTCGATGTCATCGCCAGCGGGGGGATCTCCTCGCTGGAGGACATCCGGCGGCTCACGGAGATCCCCGGCGTGGCCGGGGCCATCATCGGCAGGGCGCTCTACACCGGCGCGGTGGACCTGGCGGAGGCCCTGTCGCTCTGCGGAGAGACCCGTGACACGTGA
- the hisF gene encoding imidazole glycerol phosphate synthase subunit HisF, which produces MPLAKRIIPCLDIRDGRVVKNVQFHLNTWDAGDPVALAAEYDRQGADEIVFLDINASWEGRSATLDVLSRAAEQVFVPLTIGGGVSAVEHVKAYLRAGADKVSVNTAAVQRPDLIDEIADLFGSSTLVVAIDCKRRPEGGWEVYLHGGRTPTGIDAVAWAEEAARRGAGELLVTSMDADGTRQGYDIALHQALADAVGVPVIASGGAGSPEDILEVLTVGRADAALAASIFHSGRHTVGEVKAFLRERGVLVRS; this is translated from the coding sequence ATGCCCCTCGCGAAGCGCATCATCCCGTGCCTGGATATCCGGGACGGGCGGGTGGTGAAGAACGTCCAGTTCCACCTGAACACCTGGGACGCCGGCGACCCGGTGGCCCTGGCCGCCGAGTACGACCGGCAGGGGGCGGACGAGATCGTCTTTCTGGACATCAACGCCTCCTGGGAGGGGCGGTCGGCCACGCTGGACGTCCTGAGCCGGGCCGCCGAGCAGGTCTTCGTGCCCCTGACCATCGGCGGGGGGGTGAGCGCCGTCGAGCACGTGAAGGCGTACCTGCGGGCGGGGGCGGACAAGGTGTCGGTCAACACCGCGGCCGTGCAGCGGCCCGACCTCATCGACGAGATCGCCGACCTGTTCGGCTCCTCCACCCTGGTGGTGGCCATCGACTGCAAGCGGCGGCCCGAGGGGGGCTGGGAGGTCTACCTGCACGGCGGACGCACGCCCACCGGCATCGACGCCGTCGCCTGGGCCGAGGAGGCGGCCCGGCGCGGGGCGGGCGAGTTGCTGGTCACGTCGATGGACGCCGACGGCACCCGGCAGGGGTACGACATCGCGCTCCACCAGGCCCTGGCCGACGCGGTCGGGGTGCCCGTCATCGCCTCCGGCGGGGCAGGGAGCCCGGAGGACATCCTCGAAGTTCTGACCGTGGGCCGGGCGGATGCCGCCCTGGCCGCCTCGATCTTCCACAGCGGCAGGCACACGGTGGGGGAGGTGAAGGCCTTCCTCCGGGAGAGGGGGGTGCTGGTACGGTCATGA
- a CDS encoding RNA recognition motif domain-containing protein — protein sequence MPFSIYVGNLPWSTTPEDLRALFEPYGEVENARIITDRETGRSRGFGFVDMADEEAARRAIAELHNYEYGGRPLTVNEAQARQGGM from the coding sequence GTGCCATTCAGCATCTACGTGGGAAACCTGCCCTGGAGCACCACCCCCGAGGACCTGCGTGCCCTCTTCGAGCCCTACGGCGAGGTGGAGAACGCCCGCATCATCACCGACCGTGAAACCGGCCGCTCCCGCGGCTTCGGGTTCGTGGACATGGCTGACGAGGAGGCGGCGCGCAGGGCCATCGCCGAGTTGCACAATTACGAATACGGGGGCCGGCCCCTCACCGTCAACGAGGCGCAGGCCCGACAGGGCGGGATGTAG
- the hisG gene encoding ATP phosphoribosyltransferase has translation MSPITIALPKGRPYAATVRFLREAGLAGPELEPEEGRSLYVECPAQGTRFIIARDSDVPTYVEYGAADLGIVGKNVLMELEPQVYELLDLGYSQCRFVLAAPAGVDPRQLLSGRSRQRVATKYPRMTEAYFNSRGLQVETIFLHGSIEVAPKVGLADLIVDIVETGRTLRENNLVVVEELWTSSMRLIANRAAYRLRAERIGPMVQRLRELVSRRAVAANA, from the coding sequence ATGTCGCCGATCACGATCGCCCTGCCCAAAGGCCGCCCGTACGCCGCGACGGTCCGCTTTCTCCGGGAGGCGGGTCTGGCCGGGCCGGAGCTGGAGCCCGAGGAGGGGCGGAGCCTTTACGTCGAGTGCCCGGCGCAGGGCACGCGCTTCATCATCGCCCGCGACTCGGACGTTCCCACCTATGTGGAGTACGGGGCCGCGGACCTGGGGATCGTCGGCAAGAACGTGCTCATGGAGCTGGAGCCCCAGGTCTACGAACTGCTGGACCTGGGCTACAGCCAGTGCCGCTTCGTGCTGGCGGCGCCTGCGGGGGTGGACCCCCGGCAGCTCCTGAGCGGCCGCTCCCGGCAGCGGGTGGCGACCAAGTACCCGCGCATGACGGAGGCGTACTTCAACAGCCGGGGCCTGCAGGTCGAGACGATCTTCCTGCACGGCTCCATCGAGGTGGCCCCCAAGGTGGGGCTGGCGGACCTGATCGTCGACATCGTGGAGACCGGCCGCACCCTGCGGGAGAACAACCTGGTCGTGGTGGAGGAACTGTGGACCTCGTCCATGCGGCTGATCGCCAATCGCGCCGCGTACCGGCTCCGGGCCGAGCGGATCGGCCCGATGGTCCAGCGGCTCCGCGAGCTGGTGAGCCGGCGCGCGGTGGCCGCAAACGCCTAG
- a CDS encoding tyrosine phenol-lyase, with translation MQRPWAEPYKIKAVEPIRMTTREYREQAIREAGYNTFLLRSEDVYIDLLTDSGTNAMSDRQWGALMMGDEAYAGARSFFRLEEAVREIYGFKYVVPTHQGRGAEHLISRILIKPGDYIPGNMYFTTTRTHQELQGGTFVDVIIDEAHDPQASHPFKGNVDIAKFEALIDRVGADKIPYINVALTVNMAGGQPVSMANLREVRKVCDRHGIRMWSDATRAVENAYFIKEREEGYQDKPVREILKEMMSYFDGCTMSGKKDCLVNIGGFLAMNEEWILQKAREQVVIFEGMPTYGGLAGRDMEAIAQGIYEMVDDDYIAHRIHQVRYLGEQLLEAGIPIVQPIGGHAVFLDARAFLPHIPQDQFPAQALAAALYVDSGVRAMERGIVSAGRNPQTGEHNYPKLELVRLTIPRRVYTDRHMDVVAYSVKHLWKERDTIRGLRMVYEPPTLRFFTARFEPIS, from the coding sequence ATGCAGCGACCCTGGGCGGAACCGTACAAGATCAAGGCGGTGGAACCCATCCGCATGACGACCCGGGAGTACCGGGAACAGGCGATCCGGGAGGCCGGCTACAACACCTTCCTGCTGCGCAGCGAGGACGTGTACATCGACCTGCTGACGGACTCGGGAACCAACGCGATGTCGGACCGGCAGTGGGGCGCCCTGATGATGGGCGATGAGGCCTACGCCGGCGCACGCTCCTTCTTCCGCCTGGAGGAGGCGGTGCGCGAGATCTACGGCTTCAAGTACGTGGTGCCGACCCATCAGGGGCGCGGTGCCGAGCACCTGATCTCCCGCATCCTCATCAAGCCCGGCGACTACATCCCCGGCAACATGTACTTCACGACGACGCGCACCCACCAGGAGCTGCAGGGGGGCACGTTCGTCGACGTGATCATCGACGAGGCCCACGATCCCCAGGCCAGTCACCCGTTCAAGGGGAACGTGGACATCGCCAAGTTCGAGGCGCTCATCGACCGGGTCGGGGCCGACAAGATCCCGTACATCAACGTGGCGCTTACGGTCAACATGGCCGGTGGTCAGCCCGTCTCCATGGCCAACCTGCGTGAGGTGCGGAAGGTTTGCGACCGGCACGGCATCCGGATGTGGAGCGACGCGACCCGCGCCGTGGAGAACGCCTACTTCATCAAGGAGCGGGAGGAGGGCTACCAGGACAAGCCGGTCCGGGAGATCCTGAAGGAGATGATGTCCTACTTCGACGGCTGCACCATGTCGGGAAAGAAGGACTGCCTGGTCAACATCGGCGGCTTCCTGGCCATGAACGAGGAGTGGATCCTCCAGAAGGCCCGGGAGCAGGTGGTCATCTTCGAGGGCATGCCCACGTACGGCGGCCTGGCCGGGCGCGACATGGAGGCGATCGCTCAGGGCATCTACGAGATGGTGGACGACGACTACATCGCCCACCGGATCCATCAGGTGCGCTACCTGGGCGAGCAGCTGCTGGAGGCGGGCATCCCCATCGTGCAGCCCATCGGCGGCCACGCCGTCTTCCTGGACGCCCGGGCCTTCCTGCCTCACATCCCGCAGGACCAGTTCCCTGCCCAGGCGCTGGCGGCGGCGCTCTACGTGGACTCCGGGGTGCGCGCGATGGAGCGGGGCATCGTCTCCGCCGGCCGCAACCCCCAGACCGGTGAGCACAACTATCCCAAGCTGGAGCTGGTGCGCCTCACGATCCCGCGGCGGGTCTACACCGACCGGCACATGGACGTGGTGGCGTACTCGGTGAAGCACCTGTGGAAGGAGCGCGACACCATCCGCGGGCTGCGCATGGTCTACGAGCCGCCCACCCTGCGGTTCTTCACGGCCCGCTTCGAGCCGATCAGCTAG
- the hisH gene encoding imidazole glycerol phosphate synthase subunit HisH codes for MARIVIVDYGMGNLASVRNALRAVGFEAAVSDDPAAVAGADGLVLPGVGAFGTGMQNLARRGLDQAVRQAAAAGRPVLGICLGMQLLLAEGDEGGPRPGLGLLEGRVARLPDGLPLPQIGWNLVEPQRDHPLFAGLPTPFWAYFDHAYAVEGEPPSTALALTDYGRTYPSVVGRGNLLGIQFHPEKSSRAGLRMLANWGRMVCDLISTRPST; via the coding sequence ATGGCCCGGATCGTCATCGTGGACTACGGGATGGGCAACCTCGCCAGCGTCCGGAACGCCCTGCGGGCGGTGGGCTTCGAGGCGGCGGTGAGCGACGACCCGGCGGCGGTGGCGGGGGCGGACGGCCTGGTGCTGCCCGGCGTGGGCGCGTTCGGCACCGGCATGCAGAACCTGGCCCGCCGCGGCCTCGATCAGGCCGTGCGGCAGGCGGCCGCAGCCGGCCGGCCGGTCCTGGGCATCTGCCTGGGGATGCAGCTCCTCCTCGCGGAGGGCGACGAGGGCGGCCCGCGCCCGGGGCTGGGCCTCCTGGAGGGGCGGGTTGCGCGCCTTCCCGACGGGCTGCCCCTTCCCCAGATCGGCTGGAACCTGGTGGAGCCGCAGCGGGACCACCCGCTCTTCGCCGGGCTGCCGACCCCCTTCTGGGCCTATTTCGACCACGCTTACGCGGTGGAGGGCGAACCGCCGTCCACGGCGCTGGCCCTGACCGACTACGGCCGCACCTACCCCTCGGTGGTGGGCCGCGGCAACCTGCTGGGTATCCAGTTCCATCCCGAGAAGTCCTCCCGGGCGGGACTCCGGATGCTGGCCAACTGGGGGAGAATGGTATGCGACTTGATCTCTACCCGGCCATCGACCTGA